A single Atopobiaceae bacterium DNA region contains:
- the carA gene encoding glutamine-hydrolyzing carbamoyl-phosphate synthase small subunit — MNSLLAHDTPHALIALEDGTCLEGLSVGAQGETFGEIVFNTSLSGYQEVITDPSYAGQIVLFTYPQIGNYGVCAADMQAERPALAGVVVRDMCHTPNNWQSEQSLPDFLEKAGIVAIEGVDTRELVLRVREQGTMRAAISTVDLDPAHLVERVRTSPSISSHNWVADVSCADRYDVDPRLDPDNPRKRLHVVALDCGEKRGIVHGLANAGLDVTVVPWDTSAEEIMSLEPDGVFLSNGPGDPREVPEPAAVAASLIGKVPLFGICLGHQMICQATGATIDKLPYGHHGGNQPVMNLLSGMVEVTAQNHNYGLDFSTLGTLVAEESGGADVASAWAAADPCDLRFWSERRIAPVVANDRFGRIRLTHVNLNDGTPEGIQFLDVPCFCVQYHPEASPGPHDAVYLFEAFRRLMEGVPDYLAIDVREGRRF, encoded by the coding sequence GTGAATTCACTGTTGGCGCACGACACCCCCCACGCGCTCATAGCCCTGGAGGATGGCACCTGCCTGGAGGGCCTCTCGGTAGGCGCCCAGGGCGAGACCTTTGGCGAGATCGTATTCAACACGAGCCTCTCCGGCTACCAGGAGGTCATCACCGACCCCTCCTATGCCGGACAGATCGTGCTCTTCACCTATCCACAGATCGGCAACTACGGCGTCTGCGCGGCCGACATGCAGGCCGAGCGCCCGGCGCTGGCGGGCGTGGTCGTGCGCGACATGTGCCACACCCCCAACAACTGGCAGTCCGAGCAGAGCCTCCCCGACTTCCTCGAGAAGGCCGGCATCGTGGCCATCGAGGGCGTCGACACCCGCGAGCTCGTGCTCCGCGTGCGCGAGCAGGGTACCATGCGCGCCGCGATATCCACGGTGGACCTCGATCCCGCCCACCTCGTCGAGCGTGTGCGCACCAGCCCCTCGATCTCCTCGCACAACTGGGTGGCCGACGTCTCGTGCGCCGACCGCTATGACGTGGACCCCCGCCTCGACCCCGACAACCCTCGCAAGCGCCTCCATGTGGTCGCGCTCGACTGCGGCGAGAAGCGCGGCATCGTGCACGGCCTGGCCAACGCCGGCCTGGACGTGACGGTCGTCCCCTGGGACACCTCCGCGGAGGAGATCATGTCGCTCGAGCCCGACGGCGTCTTCCTCTCGAACGGCCCTGGCGACCCTCGTGAGGTCCCCGAGCCTGCGGCCGTGGCGGCCTCGCTCATCGGCAAGGTGCCCCTGTTCGGCATCTGCCTGGGCCACCAGATGATCTGCCAGGCCACGGGCGCCACCATCGACAAGCTCCCGTACGGCCATCACGGCGGCAACCAGCCCGTCATGAACCTCCTCTCGGGCATGGTCGAGGTCACGGCCCAGAACCACAACTACGGCCTGGACTTCTCGACCTTGGGCACGCTCGTCGCCGAGGAGTCCGGCGGGGCCGACGTGGCCTCCGCCTGGGCTGCGGCCGATCCTTGCGACCTCCGCTTCTGGAGCGAGCGCCGCATCGCGCCGGTCGTGGCGAACGACCGCTTCGGCCGCATCCGCCTCACCCACGTGAACCTCAACGACGGCACGCCCGAGGGCATCCAGTTCCTCGACGTCCCCTGCTTCTGCGTGCAGTACCACCCCGAGGCGAGCCCCGGCCCGCACGATGCCGTCTACCTCTTCGAGGCCTTCCGTCGCCTCATGGAGGGCGTGCCCGACTACCTTGCCATCGACGTCCGAGAGGGGAGGCGCTTCTAG
- a CDS encoding aspartate-semialdehyde dehydrogenase has translation MSEGARKVNVAILGATGAVGTQMLTCLEERDFPVARLVPLASAHSAGKTVRFRGEDVTIQEATPAAFEGMDIVLGAVGDDLAKELLPQAVAAGATVVDNSHAFRLDADVPLVIPEINAADIAGHHGIIANPNCATIIGLVCAWPLHQVAGLRRMIVSTYQAASGAGIPGLRELQAQTAAIGEGREVDAPKAFSYQLACNVIPQIGGFGDNAYTSEEMKMGNEGRKIMHLPDLAVNCTCVRVPVMRSHSESITCEFDRPITPDQARAALEAAPGVKVVDDPARLAYPMPLDTSDQDLVYVGRIREDISAPEGVSSLTFWCCGDQIRKGAATNAVQIAEYLV, from the coding sequence ATGAGCGAGGGAGCGCGCAAGGTGAACGTCGCCATACTGGGGGCCACGGGTGCCGTGGGCACCCAGATGCTCACCTGCCTCGAGGAGAGGGACTTCCCGGTCGCCAGGCTCGTGCCGCTCGCGTCGGCCCACTCCGCCGGCAAGACGGTGCGCTTCCGCGGCGAGGACGTCACCATCCAGGAGGCGACCCCTGCCGCCTTCGAGGGCATGGACATCGTGCTGGGCGCCGTGGGCGACGACCTCGCCAAGGAGCTCCTGCCCCAGGCCGTGGCGGCGGGCGCCACCGTGGTCGACAACTCGCACGCGTTCCGCCTCGACGCGGACGTCCCCCTCGTCATCCCCGAGATCAACGCCGCGGACATCGCGGGTCACCACGGCATCATCGCCAACCCCAACTGCGCCACCATCATCGGGCTGGTCTGCGCCTGGCCGCTGCACCAGGTGGCGGGCCTCAGGCGCATGATCGTCTCGACGTACCAGGCCGCATCGGGCGCCGGCATCCCGGGCCTCCGCGAGCTCCAGGCCCAGACGGCCGCCATCGGCGAGGGGCGTGAGGTCGATGCCCCCAAGGCGTTCTCCTACCAGCTCGCCTGCAACGTCATCCCGCAGATCGGGGGCTTCGGCGACAACGCCTACACCTCCGAGGAGATGAAGATGGGCAACGAGGGGCGCAAGATCATGCACCTGCCCGACCTCGCGGTCAACTGCACCTGCGTGCGCGTCCCCGTGATGAGGTCGCACTCCGAGTCGATCACCTGCGAGTTCGACCGTCCGATCACCCCCGACCAGGCACGTGCCGCGCTCGAGGCGGCCCCGGGCGTGAAGGTCGTCGACGACCCGGCCCGTCTCGCCTATCCCATGCCGCTCGACACCTCTGACCAGGACCTCGTCTACGTGGGGCGCATCCGCGAGGACATCTCGGCCCCCGAGGGCGTGAGCAGCCTCACGTTCTGGTGCTGCGGCGACCAGATCAGGAAGGGCGCCGCCACCAACGCCGTCCAGATCGCCGAGTACCTGGTCTAG
- the carB gene encoding carbamoyl-phosphate synthase large subunit has product MPKRNDLHKILVIGSGPIVIGQACEFDYSGTQACESLKALGYEVVLVNSNPATIMTDTSVADRTYVEPITADAVAKVIACERPDALLPNMGGQTGLNCAIELDEAGVLDKYGVEVIGCNIDSIRVGEDRKLFAQAMSEIGLSICKSGFAYSVADAERIVGELGFPVIIRPSFTLGGAGGGIAYDMDDLRSIVAQGLDLSANSEVLVEESIQGWKEIEMEVMRDAAGNGIVICSIENLDPMGVHTGDSITVAPAQTLSDTELQRLRDYSLAILEKVGVATGGSNVQFAVNPDDGRVIVVEMNPRVSRSSALASKATGFPIAKVAARLAVGLTLDEITNDITGATPACFEPSIDYCVVKIPRFAFEKFKGTSDVLSTRMKAVGEVMAIGRTFEESFNKAARSLEIGENMLGADDPDLFDEDNFRQRVSVPTPERIFYVVEALRRGWSIDDIHELTGIDDWYLMRLSDIVAVEGWLAERQLDAITAPEMRAVKQMGFSDEQVAHFVGSTELEVRAYRKALGVTPCVKTVDTCGGEFPARTAYHYKCYDEGPSERRDTDRPRAMILSAGPNRIGQGIEFDYCCCHAAYALHDKGYETVMVNCNPETVSTDYDTSDRLYFEPLTFEDVMDIVDVEAPEGVICSLGGQTPINLAARLQAAGVPIMGTQPDAIDLAEDRDRFSSLLDDLNISYPRSGVANTYEQALKVADQIGFPLLVRPSYVLGGRGMVIAYDAKHLKSYMEEATRVSSDHPIYLDSFLDSAVELDVDALCDGETCYVGSVLEQIEEAGIHSGDSACCMPPYSLADGMVQEIRETTHKLAVANHVVGALNVQYAVHNGRLYVIELNPRASRTVPFSSKSTGVPLARMAARIMSGEKIADLDLPPEDRTFDYFACKEAVLPFDRFPGADMTLGPEMKSTGEVMGVAKTFPAAYAKTQLAISYGLPLKGTVFVSVIDRDKRAVVSIARDLAQMGFKLVGTSGTAKSLRSAGLDCTSVRRACEMRPNIATMVSAGDISLIINIPGGAGTREDFYRLRSLAVRYRVTNATTLSCAQAMVEAIRTAREGDLDVVALQDL; this is encoded by the coding sequence ATGCCGAAGCGTAACGACCTGCACAAGATCCTGGTCATCGGAAGCGGCCCCATCGTCATCGGCCAGGCCTGCGAGTTCGACTACTCGGGCACCCAGGCCTGCGAGAGCCTCAAGGCCCTCGGCTACGAGGTCGTGCTCGTGAACTCCAACCCGGCCACCATCATGACCGACACCTCCGTGGCCGACCGCACCTACGTCGAGCCCATCACGGCCGACGCCGTGGCCAAGGTCATCGCCTGCGAGCGGCCTGACGCCCTCCTCCCCAACATGGGCGGCCAGACGGGCCTCAACTGTGCCATCGAGCTCGACGAGGCGGGCGTCCTCGACAAGTACGGCGTCGAGGTCATCGGCTGCAACATCGACTCCATCCGCGTGGGCGAGGACCGCAAGCTCTTCGCCCAGGCCATGTCCGAGATCGGCCTCTCGATCTGCAAGAGCGGCTTCGCCTACTCCGTGGCGGACGCCGAGCGCATCGTGGGCGAGTTGGGCTTCCCGGTCATCATCCGCCCGAGCTTCACGCTGGGAGGTGCCGGTGGCGGCATCGCCTACGACATGGACGACCTGCGCTCCATCGTGGCCCAAGGGCTCGACCTCTCGGCCAACTCCGAGGTCCTGGTGGAGGAGTCCATCCAAGGCTGGAAGGAGATCGAGATGGAGGTCATGCGCGACGCCGCGGGCAACGGCATCGTGATCTGCTCCATCGAGAACCTCGACCCCATGGGCGTCCACACCGGCGACTCCATCACCGTGGCACCGGCCCAGACCCTCTCTGACACCGAGCTCCAGCGCCTGCGCGACTACAGCCTCGCCATCCTCGAGAAGGTCGGCGTGGCCACGGGCGGCTCCAACGTCCAGTTCGCCGTGAACCCCGACGACGGCCGCGTCATCGTGGTCGAGATGAACCCTCGCGTGAGCCGCAGTTCGGCACTCGCCTCCAAGGCCACGGGCTTCCCGATCGCCAAGGTGGCGGCACGCCTCGCCGTGGGCCTCACCCTGGATGAGATCACCAACGACATCACGGGTGCGACGCCTGCCTGCTTCGAGCCCTCCATCGACTACTGCGTGGTCAAGATCCCGCGCTTCGCCTTCGAGAAGTTCAAGGGGACCTCTGACGTCCTCTCCACCCGCATGAAGGCCGTCGGCGAGGTCATGGCCATCGGCCGCACCTTCGAGGAGAGCTTCAACAAGGCAGCCCGCTCGCTCGAGATCGGCGAGAACATGCTCGGCGCCGACGACCCCGACCTCTTCGACGAGGACAACTTCCGCCAGCGCGTCTCGGTGCCCACGCCCGAGCGCATCTTCTATGTGGTCGAGGCCCTGCGCCGCGGCTGGTCCATCGACGACATCCACGAGCTTACGGGCATCGACGACTGGTACCTCATGCGCCTCTCGGACATCGTGGCCGTGGAGGGGTGGCTCGCCGAGCGTCAGCTCGATGCCATCACCGCGCCCGAGATGCGCGCCGTCAAGCAGATGGGCTTCTCGGACGAGCAGGTCGCGCACTTCGTGGGCTCCACGGAGCTCGAGGTCCGCGCTTATCGCAAGGCCCTCGGCGTCACCCCGTGCGTGAAGACGGTCGACACCTGCGGCGGCGAGTTCCCGGCCCGCACGGCCTACCACTACAAGTGCTACGACGAGGGTCCCTCCGAGCGCCGCGACACCGACCGGCCCCGCGCCATGATCCTCTCGGCCGGCCCCAACCGCATCGGCCAGGGCATCGAGTTCGACTACTGCTGCTGCCACGCCGCCTACGCCCTGCACGACAAGGGCTACGAGACGGTCATGGTGAACTGCAACCCCGAGACGGTCTCGACCGACTACGACACCTCCGACCGCCTCTACTTCGAGCCCCTCACGTTCGAGGACGTCATGGACATCGTCGACGTGGAGGCCCCCGAGGGCGTCATCTGCAGCCTGGGCGGGCAGACTCCCATCAACCTCGCCGCGAGGCTCCAGGCGGCCGGCGTGCCCATCATGGGGACCCAGCCTGACGCCATCGACCTGGCCGAGGACCGCGACCGGTTCTCGAGCCTGCTCGACGACCTCAACATCAGCTATCCCCGCAGCGGCGTGGCCAACACCTACGAGCAGGCGCTCAAGGTGGCCGACCAGATCGGCTTCCCGCTGCTCGTCCGTCCGAGCTATGTCCTGGGCGGTCGCGGCATGGTCATTGCCTACGACGCCAAGCATCTCAAGAGCTACATGGAGGAGGCCACGCGCGTCTCGTCCGACCATCCCATCTACCTCGACAGCTTCCTCGACTCCGCCGTGGAGCTCGACGTCGACGCGCTCTGCGACGGCGAGACCTGCTACGTGGGAAGCGTCCTCGAGCAGATCGAGGAGGCCGGCATCCACTCCGGTGACTCCGCCTGCTGCATGCCGCCGTACTCGCTCGCGGACGGCATGGTCCAGGAGATCCGCGAGACCACGCACAAGCTCGCCGTGGCCAACCACGTGGTGGGTGCCCTGAACGTGCAGTACGCCGTCCACAACGGCCGCCTCTACGTCATCGAGCTCAACCCCCGCGCGAGCCGCACGGTGCCCTTCTCGAGCAAGTCCACGGGCGTGCCCCTGGCCCGCATGGCGGCCCGCATCATGTCGGGCGAGAAGATCGCCGACCTCGACCTGCCTCCCGAGGACCGCACGTTCGACTACTTCGCCTGCAAGGAGGCCGTCCTCCCGTTCGACCGCTTCCCGGGCGCGGACATGACGCTGGGCCCCGAGATGAAGTCGACGGGCGAGGTCATGGGCGTTGCCAAGACATTCCCGGCAGCCTATGCCAAGACGCAGCTCGCCATCTCGTATGGCCTGCCGCTCAAGGGCACGGTCTTCGTCTCGGTCATCGACCGCGACAAGCGCGCCGTCGTCTCGATCGCCCGCGACCTGGCCCAGATGGGCTTCAAGCTGGTGGGCACGAGCGGCACCGCCAAGTCGCTGAGGTCTGCGGGGCTGGACTGCACGAGCGTGAGGCGCGCCTGCGAGATGCGCCCCAACATCGCCACGATGGTCTCGGCGGGGGACATCTCCCTCATCATCAACATCCCCGGAGGTGCCGGCACGCGCGAGGACTTCTATCGCCTGCGCAGCCTGGCCGTGCGCTACCGTGTGACCAACGCCACGACGCTCTCGTGCGCGCAGGCCATGGTGGAGGCCATCCGTACCGCCCGTGAGGGCGACCTCGACGTGGTGGCCCTGCAGGACCTGTAA
- a CDS encoding YqhA family protein encodes MVENDDDINPEPSDEVLQGDAGNDPEAKKVARKVAGWTRFIAGVPAVGLFICAVVLAVETFLDVMVSTIEVVAEAEGPVVLATEYVEYADLFLLAVALYILSLGMFTLFVTDKVPLPSWLEFHDFDDLKERLIAVIVVMLAVYFLGLVLKGEPVQDLLVLGLAIGVIIFALTFFVKFVFKAER; translated from the coding sequence ATGGTAGAGAACGACGACGACATCAACCCCGAGCCGAGCGACGAGGTCCTGCAGGGGGATGCCGGCAACGACCCCGAGGCCAAGAAGGTCGCCCGCAAGGTCGCCGGCTGGACCCGCTTCATCGCGGGCGTGCCGGCCGTGGGCCTGTTCATCTGCGCGGTCGTGCTCGCCGTAGAGACGTTCCTCGACGTCATGGTCTCGACGATCGAGGTCGTGGCCGAGGCCGAGGGACCGGTCGTGCTGGCCACCGAGTACGTGGAGTACGCCGACCTGTTCCTGCTCGCCGTGGCGCTCTACATCCTGTCGCTGGGCATGTTCACGCTCTTCGTGACCGACAAGGTGCCCCTGCCCAGCTGGCTCGAGTTCCATGACTTCGACGACCTCAAGGAGCGTCTCATCGCCGTCATCGTGGTCATGCTGGCCGTCTACTTCCTGGGCCTCGTGCTCAAGGGTGAGCCCGTCCAGGACCTGCTCGTCCTCGGGCTTGCGATCGGGGTCATCATCTTCGCGCTCACGTTCTTCGTGAAGTTCGTCTTCAAGGCCGAGCGATAG
- a CDS encoding AAA family ATPase, whose protein sequence is MLINFSFSNFKSFKDPQQFSLERTGVAQKNEPYDWPHNELSTVAAIYGGNASGKSSFIEALSFVSHYVARGFSDGFDLSKELHPFALDKSSSSAISSFLVDFLGQDGRRYRYELDLDGPKGVVTYESLRIFSEPGAARVCSSRLFEREARKGKGATYGYSYGNLFRGRRSVYEDAVKPGTPMLSVMAAMNNQTVMPAFEFLAHQVGFYDASLYEDELYGITEDLYKNKGGAEALSQLIAGSGFGIGAVQARDQLSDLYDASQETAGAGDSPYEEYLSSVLMVQDPTMDKEERLQKAKKLARVNPDQAIPNLKLAFTHQGKDCKAVFNRSQESNGTLAMLAFFSMALRAIHNGEVAIVDEIDTSLHPILVEQLVELFKDPATNPNEAQLIFTTHDTSLITKSGNDERPLARDQIWFVEKDCYGAATLYPLTSVQSREAENHGRNYLHGIYGAIPDPVFHERFAHVIQLLNQKPEPDAPTEEAEDE, encoded by the coding sequence ATGCTCATCAACTTCAGCTTCTCCAATTTCAAGTCTTTCAAGGACCCTCAACAGTTCTCACTCGAACGGACCGGTGTCGCCCAGAAGAACGAGCCATACGACTGGCCGCATAACGAGCTCTCCACCGTGGCTGCCATATATGGTGGAAACGCTTCTGGCAAGAGCAGCTTTATCGAGGCCCTCTCGTTCGTCTCACATTATGTCGCGAGAGGTTTTAGCGATGGATTCGACCTTTCAAAAGAGCTGCATCCATTTGCTCTTGATAAGAGCAGCTCGTCGGCCATATCCTCATTCCTCGTCGACTTCCTGGGCCAAGATGGCCGACGGTATAGATACGAGCTGGACCTCGACGGCCCCAAGGGGGTCGTCACCTATGAGTCCCTTCGAATCTTCTCTGAGCCCGGTGCTGCCCGCGTATGCTCGTCGCGCCTCTTCGAAAGGGAGGCTCGTAAGGGCAAGGGTGCTACCTATGGGTACTCATATGGGAACTTGTTCCGTGGCCGACGTAGCGTATATGAGGATGCGGTCAAGCCTGGTACTCCCATGCTCTCCGTCATGGCGGCGATGAACAACCAGACCGTCATGCCTGCCTTCGAGTTCCTCGCGCATCAGGTCGGCTTCTATGACGCCAGCCTGTACGAGGACGAGCTCTATGGAATCACGGAGGATCTCTATAAGAACAAGGGAGGCGCTGAGGCCCTCTCCCAACTCATCGCTGGCTCTGGTTTCGGAATAGGAGCCGTTCAGGCGCGCGATCAGCTCAGCGACCTCTATGATGCATCGCAGGAAACGGCCGGGGCGGGTGATTCCCCCTATGAGGAGTACCTCTCGAGCGTCCTGATGGTCCAGGATCCTACCATGGACAAGGAGGAGCGCCTGCAAAAGGCAAAGAAGCTCGCGCGCGTGAATCCCGACCAGGCGATTCCAAACCTCAAGCTTGCGTTCACGCACCAAGGTAAGGATTGCAAGGCCGTCTTCAACCGGTCTCAGGAGTCTAATGGAACCCTTGCCATGCTCGCATTCTTCTCCATGGCGCTCAGGGCGATCCATAATGGTGAGGTCGCCATAGTGGACGAGATCGATACGAGCCTTCATCCGATTCTCGTCGAGCAGCTGGTGGAGCTCTTCAAGGACCCTGCCACCAATCCAAATGAGGCACAGCTCATCTTCACGACCCACGACACCTCGCTCATCACCAAGTCTGGAAATGACGAGAGACCGCTGGCACGTGACCAGATCTGGTTTGTCGAGAAGGACTGTTATGGAGCGGCGACGCTGTACCCCTTGACCTCTGTCCAGTCTCGCGAGGCCGAGAACCATGGAAGAAACTACCTACATGGCATCTACGGTGCCATTCCTGACCCAGTCTTCCATGAGCGGTTCGCACATGTCATCCAGCTCCTGAACCAGAAGCCTGAGCCTGATGCGCCCACAGAGGAGGCCGAGGATGAGTAG